The Equus caballus isolate H_3958 breed thoroughbred chromosome 13, TB-T2T, whole genome shotgun sequence genome includes a window with the following:
- the WDR90 gene encoding WD repeat-containing protein 90 isoform X15, whose amino-acid sequence MATSRASGCVPAYSSGTSTPATCASTPLSRPPRPGGQSCLSPPCHEKWHSQCRRGRAGTTAMSTSGFQATAPKESPRWVRRTVPFLRQSCRVPSAPRPLPEISMSCERLEVSSVGGPSGRGQEPSAWAEATDKCVNSTNVHVSAHELAVVPVAPEDVAPHEPPCREQSGQQAALGKNRFQQRSFLPDPILRLKGVIGFGGHSTRWALWTKDGAAVVYPCHAVIVMLHVDTRQQRFFLGHTDKVSALALDGSNSLLASAQARAPSMLRLWDFQTGACLSLFRSPVHVVCSLSFSDSGALLCGTGKDRHGRTVVVAWDTAQVGRGGEAVLLTKVHTDADIQAFKVAFFDETRMASCGRGGVRLWRLRRGGLRSCAVDLGEHHALEFTDLAFGQDLDSCTLYVCGRSGHILEIDHQHMAVRRARRLLPTQTPSGPLPKRQTFSSGPGIAISSLSVSQVTCAVGSEDGYLRLWPLDFSSVLLEAEHEGPISSVCVSPDGLRVLSTTSSGHLGFLDVPSREYSVLMRSHTALVLALATKCRQEHLATVSQDHTVRVWDLVTLQQLYDFTSPKEAPRAVAFHPTQPTFFCGFSGGAVCSFSLEATEVLVEHRCHRGAVTGLATSPDGSFLFSSCSRGSLAQYDCAATQCRVLRVAANVVCQDAHMSPNALVVSGDSRLLAFVGPSKYTVTIMDTASLDELLRVDISALDGTSSRLDSAVAVCFGPAPPGHLLVSTSSNTVVVLDTTSGRMVRELSGVHPTACPSLALSRDGRFLLTAADRAIKVWDYLMQANLGCQVYIGHSEPVQAVAFSPNQQQLLSVGDAIFLWDILAPNERLPPGSVRGSPGAPPACEAGPGMRQLEDTVSGADGLPRWQVPVPSQASPPRLGPCAGLPEGGDGAFSVSDDEGPSEESHGPKGLRQASGSALLVKEADRVVDAACGAAGDSWGLSMPPHPCGQPSAQSPRRARAQPAAHPDSCEPFMSQGKASSLAKSVSSPPASSERLHLKAVVGYSGNGRANVVWRPDTGFFAYTCGRLVVVEDLHSGAQQHWLGHPEEISTLALSHDAQVLASASGHSSTASCGQIRLWEVPGGSCRQLISHRDPTVRALAFSPDDRLLITLGYDGDCTLALWSMSTYELLSSTRLPEPVHGVAFNPWHAGELACVGQGAITLWLLQQRGADVSLQVHRERIPEEVRAGKLTSLCYGAMPLLYCGSDTGQVCVWDTRACRCFLAWEADNSEIGVLLCSGVRLVSGSDSGRLRLWAVEAMLELRRKGSGARSSSVFMERELTLDGAIVSAVFHDSMDMGVAGSVAGTLWYINWAEGTSTHLISGHRSKVNEVAFSPSESHCATCSDDGSVRVWSLASMELVIQFQVLNQSCLCLAWSPPSCGRPEQQQVAAGYSDGTLRVFSISRTAMELKMRPHLAALTAIAFSADGQTILSGDKDGLVAVSRLCTGMTLRVLSDQRGAPISTIQSTSKEDGDFGVEGTDLWLAASGDQRVSIWASDWPQGHCELMDWLSFPAPALMEAPGCPVPSLAAFCPWDGALLVCAGLGVHREVIFYSLRHKQVVEKIPLPFFAVSLSLSPGARLMAIGFAECVLRLVDCTSGAVQDFAGHNDSVRLCRFTPAGRLLFTAAHREILVWEVTGC is encoded by the exons ATGGCCACCTCAAGAGCATCAGGCTGTGTGCCAGCCTACTCGTCAGGAACCTCTACACCAGCGACCTGTGCTTCGACCCCG CTGTCACGGCCCCCGAGGCCCGGCGGGCAAAGCTGCCTGTCACCCCCATGCCACGAGAAATGGCATTCCCAGTGCCgaaggggcagagctggcacGACCGCTATGTCCACATCCG GTTTCCAAGCGACAGCTCCAAAGGAGTCTCCACGCTGGGTCAGAAGAACGGTTCCCTTCCTGAGGCAG TCCTGCCGAGTCCCCTCGGCACCCAGGCCCCTCCCAGAGATCAGCATGTCCTGTGAGCGCTTGGAGGTCTCCAGTGTGGGTGGCCCTAGTGGCCGTGGCCAAGAGCCCTCGGCCTGGGCAGAGGCCACTGACAAATGTGTGAACAGCACCAACGTTCATGTGTCTGCCCATGAGTTGGCTGTGGTGCCTGTGGCCCCGGAGGATGTGGCCCCGCATGAG cctccctgcagAGAGCAGAGCGGGCAGCAGGCAGCTTTGGGCAAGAACCGCTTTCAACAAAGA AGTTTCCTCCCAGACCCCATCCTGAGGCTCAAGGGGGTCATCGGCTTCGGGGGCCACAGCACCAGATGG GCTCTGTGGACCAAGGATGGGGCTGCCGTCGTGTACCCCTGCCACGCGGTCATCGTCATGCTGCACGTTGACACCCGGCAGCAGCGCTTCTTCCTTGGCCACACGGACAAG GTCTCTGCCCTGGCGCTGGACGGGAGCAACTCACTGCTGGCCTCAGCCCAAGCACGGGCCCCCAGCATGCTGCGCCTCTGGGACTTCCAGACCGGGGCCTGCCTGTCTCTCTTCCGGAGCCCGGTCCATGTTGTCTGCTCCCTCAG CTTCTCTGACAGCGGGGCGCTGCTCTGTGGCACTGGCAAGGACCGCCACGGGAGGACG GTGGTGGTGGCCTGGGACACGGCCCAGGTGGGGCGAGGTGGCGAGGCAGTCCTTCTCACGAAGGTGCACACTGACGCTGACATCCAGGCATTCAAGGTCGCCTTTTTTGATGAAACCAG GATGGCATCGTGTGGGCGGGGTGGCGTGCGACTGTGGCGGCTGCGACGTGGGGGGCTGCGCTCCTGTGCCGTGGACCTAGGGGAGCACCACGCACTGGAGTTCACTGACCTGGCTTTTGGGCAGGACCTGGACAGCTGCACACT CTATGTGTGCGGCCGCAGTGGCCACATCCTGGAGATCGACCACCAGCACATGGCTGTGCGACGTGCTCGCCGCCTCCTACCCACACAGACTCCCAGCGGCCCCCTCCCAAAGAGGCAGACCTTCAGCTCGG GCCCCGGCATCGCCATCAGCAGCCTCAGTGTCTCCCAGGTCACGTGCGCCGTGGGCTCAGAGGATGGCTACCTGCGCCTCTGGCCCTTGGACTTCTCCTCCGTGCTcctggaggcag AGCACGAGGGCCCCATCAGCTCGGTCTGCGTCAGCCCCGATGGCCTGCGTGTGCTGTCCACCACCTCCTCGGGCCACCTGGGCTTCCTGGACGTCCCATCCCGGGAGTACAGCGTGCTGATGCGCTCCCACACTGCCCTGGTGCTGGCCCTCGCCACCAAGTGCAGGCAGGAGCACCTGGCCACTGTGTCCCAGGACCACACTGTCCGGGTCTGGGACCTGGTGACCCTGCAGCAG CTGTACGACTTCACGTCACCCAAGGAGGCCCCACGTGCCGTCGCCTTCCACCCCACACAGCCAACCTTCTTCTGCGGCTTCAGTGGCGGGGCCGTCTGCTCCTTCAGCTTGGAGGCCACTGAGGTCCTGGTGGAGCACAG GTGTCACCGAGGAGCTGTCACCGGCCTGGCCACCAGCCCCGACGGCAGCTTCCTGTTCAGCTCCTGCTCTCGGGGCTCCCTGGCCCAGTACGACTGTGCTGCCACCCAGTGCCGCGTTCTGCGTGTGGCAG CTAATGTGGTGTGCCAGGACGCCCACATGAGCCCTAATGCCCTGGTGGTCAGTGGGGACAGTCGCCTGCTGGCTTTTGTGGGTCCCTCCAAGTACACGGTGACCATCATGGACACAGCCTCACTGGACGAG CTTCTGCGGGTTGACATCAGCGCCCTGGACGGGACCAGCAGCCGCCTGGACTCGGCTGTGGCTGTCTGCTTCGGCCCCGCACCTCCTGGCCACCTGCTGGTGTCCACGTCGTCCAACACAGTTGTGGTGCTGGACACCACGTCAGGCCGCATGGTCCGGGAG CTGTCTGGTGTCCACCCCACGGCCTGCCCTTCCCTGGCTCTCAGCAGGGATGGCCGCTTCCTGCTCACGGCTGCTGACCGGGCCATCAAGGTGTGGGACTACTTGATGCAGGCTAACCTCGGCTGCCAG GTGTACATCGGCCATTCAGAGCCAGTGCAGGCTGTGGCCTTCAGCCCCAACCAGCAGCAGCTCCTCAGCGTGGGGGACGCCATCTTCCTCTGGGACATCCTGGCCCCCAACGAGAGGTTGCCCCCAGGGAG TGTCCGAGGCTCGCCCGGGGCGCCCCCGGCCTGTGAGGCTG GCCCAGGTATGAGGCAACTGGAGGACACAGTGTCTGGGGCCGATGGGCTCCCCCGGTGGCAGGTGCCCGTGCCATCCCAGGCATCCCCGCCCCGGCTGGGCCCCTGTGCTGGGCTCCCTGAGGGCGGTGACG gcgCTTTCTCTGTGTCAGATGATGAAGGACCCTCTGAGGAGAGCCACGGCCCCAAGGGGCTCCGCCAGGCCTCAGGCTCAGCTCTGCTGGTGAAGGAGGCTGACAGGGTTGTGGATGCTGCCTGTGGGGCTGCAGGGGACTCCTGGGGCCTCAGCATGCCCCCCCACCCCTGTGGCCAGCCTA gtgcccagagccccaggagagcCAGGGCCCAGCCCGCTGCCCACCCGGACTCCTGTGAGCCCTTCATGTCACAGGGCAAGGCCTCCTCACTGGCCAAG AGCgtctcctcccctcctgccagcAGTGAGCGGCTGCACCTGAAGGCTGTCGTGGGCTACAGTGGAAATGGGCGGGCCAATGTGGTCTGGAGGCCGGACACAG gcttCTTCGCGTACACATGCGGCCGCCTAGTGGTGGTGGAGGACCTGCACTCTGGTGCCCAGCAGCACTGGCTCGGCCACCCTGAGGAGATCTCCACGCTGGCCCTCAGCCACGACGCCCAG GTCCTGGCCTCTGCCTCAGGCCACAGCAGCACGGCCTCCTGCGGCCAGATCCGCCTCTGGGAGGTGCCCGGGGGCTCCTGCCGGCAGCTCATTTCTCACCGCGACCCCACCGTGCGAGCCCTGGCTTTCTCGCCGGATGACAGGCTCCTCATCACGCTGG GGTACGATGGCGACTGCACCCTGGCCCTGTGGAGCATGTCTACTTACGAGCTCTTGTCCTCCACCCGCCTCCCGGAGCCGGTGCATGGCGTGGCCTTCAACCCATGGCATGCCGGAGAGCTCGCCTGCGTGGGCCAGGGTGCCATCACCTTGTGGCTCCTGCAGCAGCGTGGGGCCGACGTCAGCCTCCAG GTGCACCGAGAGCGCATCCCTGAGGAGGTGAGGGCGGGCAAGCTGACCTCGCTGTGCTACGGGGCCATGCCCCTGCTCTACTGTGGCTCCGACACAGGCCAGGTCTGCGTCTGGGACACGCGTGCCTGCCGCTGCTTCCTGGCCTGGGAGGCAGACAACAGTGAGATTG gagTGCTGCTGTGCTCGGGCGTGCGGCTGGTCAGCGGGAGTGACAGTGGGCGGCTGCGTCTGTGGGCCGTGGAGGCCATGCTGGAGCTGAGGCGCAAGGGCTCGGGCGCCAG GTCCAGCTCTGTGTTCATGGAGCGCGAACTGACTCTGGACGGGGCCATCGTCAGCGCCGTCTTCCATGACAGCATGGACATGGGCGTGGCGGGCAGCGTGGCAGGCACGCTGTGGTACATCAATTGGGCCGAAGGTACCAGCACCCACCTCATCAGCGGCCACAGGAGCAAG GTGAATGAGGTGGCCTTCAGCCCCAGTGAGTCCCACTGTGCCACGTGCAGTGACGACGGGAGCGTGAGGGTGTGGTCCTTGGCCAGCATGGAGCTGGTCATCCAGTTCCAGGTTCTCAACCAG AGCTGCCTCTGCCTGGCTTGGAGCCCCCCGTCCTGTGGACGCCCAGAGCAGCAACAGGTGGCAGCCGGCTACAGTGATGGCACGCTGCGTGTCTTCAGCATCTCCCGAACCGCGATGGAGCTCAAGATGCGTCCCCATCTGGCTGCGCTGACAGCTATAGCCTTCTCTGCTGACG GTCAGACCATCCTCTCTGGAGACAAGGATGGGCTTGTGGCCGTGAGCCGCCTGTGCACGGGGATGACCTTACGTGTGCTGAGTGACCAGCGGGGTGCCCCAATCTCCACCATCCAGAGCACGAGCAAGGAG GATGGAGACTTTGGGGTGGAGGGCACGGACCTGTGGCTGGCTGCCAGCGGGGACCAGCGGGTCAGCATCTGGGCCTCTGACTGGCCGCAGGGCCACTGTGAGCTCATGGACTGGCTGAGTTTCCCGGCACCCGCCCTCATGGAG GCTCCAGGCTGCCCAGTGCCCTCCCTCGCTGCCTTCTGCCCCTGGGATGGGGCGCTGCTGGTGTGCGCGGGCCTTGGCGTGCACCGGGAGGTGATCTTCTACAGCCTCCGCCACAAGCAG GTGGTGGAGAAGATCCCATTGCCTTTCTTTGCTGTGTCCCTGAGCCTGTCCCCTGGGGCCCGCCTCATGGCCATTGGCTTTGCTG AGTGTGTGCTGAGGCTGGTGGACTGCACCTCGGGGGCCGTGCAGGACTTCGCTGGCCACAACGACTCAGTGCGGCTGTGCAGGTTCACCCCGGCCGGCCGGCTGCTCTTCACGGCGGCCCACAGGGAGATCTTGGTGTGGGAGGTCACGGGGTGCTGA
- the WDR90 gene encoding WD repeat-containing protein 90 isoform X10, producing the protein MARAWQHPFLSVFRHFKVDEWKRSAKEGDVATVMDKTLKCTVYRVRGSVSASNYIQLPRTGTQSLGLTGRYLYVLFRPLPPRHFVIHLDVFTEDSQVIRVSFSSLFKEFKSTATWLQFPFICEAGTPRKDAAGVPPTGARWTCLQLDLHDLLLVYLNRRYGHLKSIRLCASLLVRNLYTSDLCFDPAVTAPEARRAKLPVTPMPREMAFPVPKGQSWHDRYVHIRFPSDSSKGVSTLGQKNGSLPEAGLSALCSTGSAALSSTAAFLGHVPRLLPHSAPFNKPTQSCRVPSAPRPLPEISMSCERLEVSSVGGPSGRGQEPSAWAEATDKCVNSTNVHVSAHELAVVPVAPEDVAPHEPPCREQSGQQAALGKNRFQQRSFLPDPILRLKGVIGFGGHSTRWALWTKDGAAVVYPCHAVIVMLHVDTRQQRFFLGHTDKVSALALDGSNSLLASAQARAPSMLRLWDFQTGACLSLFRSPVHVVCSLSFSDSGALLCGTGKDRHGRTVVVAWDTAQVGRGGEAVLLTKVHTDADIQAFKVAFFDETRMASCGRGGVRLWRLRRGGLRSCAVDLGEHHALEFTDLAFGQDLDSCTLYVCGRSGHILEIDHQHMAVRRARRLLPTQTPSGPLPKRQTFSSGPGIAISSLSVSQVTCAVGSEDGYLRLWPLDFSSVLLEAEHEGPISSVCVSPDGLRVLSTTSSGHLGFLDVPSREYSVLMRSHTALVLALATKCRQEHLATVSQDHTVRVWDLVTLQQLYDFTSPKEAPRAVAFHPTQPTFFCGFSGGAVCSFSLEATEVLVEHRCHRGAVTGLATSPDGSFLFSSCSRGSLAQYDCAATQCRVLRVAANVVCQDAHMSPNALVVSGDSRLLAFVGPSKYTVTIMDTASLDELLRVDISALDGTSSRLDSAVAVCFGPAPPGHLLVSTSSNTVVVLDTTSGRMVRELSGVHPTACPSLALSRDGRFLLTAADRAIKVWDYLMQANLGCQVYIGHSEPVQAVAFSPNQQQLLSVGDAIFLWDILAPNERLPPGSVRGSPGAPPACEAGPGMRQLEDTVSGADGLPRWQVPVPSQASPPRLGPCAGLPEGGDGAFSVSDDEGPSEESHGPKGLRQASGSALLVKEADRVVDAACGAAGDSWGLSMPPHPCGQPSAQSPRRARAQPAAHPDSCEPFMSQGKASSLAKVGQSVSSPPASSERLHLKAVVGYSGNGRANVVWRPDTGFFAYTCGRLVVVEDLHSGAQQHWLGHPEEISTLALSHDAQVLASASGHSSTASCGQIRLWEVPGGSCRQLISHRDPTVRALAFSPDDRLLITLGYDGDCTLALWSMSTYELLSSTRLPEPVHGVAFNPWHAGELACVGQGAITLWLLQQRGADVSLQVHRERIPEEVRAGKLTSLCYGAMPLLYCGSDTGQVCVWDTRACRCFLAWEADNSEIGVLLCSGVRLVSGSDSGRLRLWAVEAMLELRRKGSGARSSSVFMERELTLDGAIVSAVFHDSMDMGVAGSVAGTLWYINWAEGTSTHLISGHRSKVNEVAFSPSESHCATCSDDGSVRVWSLASMELVIQFQVLNQSCLCLAWSPPSCGRPEQQQVAAGYSDGTLRVFSISRTAMELKMRPHLAALTAIAFSADGQTILSGDKDGLVAVSRLCTGMTLRVLSDQRGAPISTIQSTSKEDGDFGVEGTDLWLAASGDQRVSIWASDWPQGHCELMDWLSFPAPALMEAPGCPVPSLAAFCPWDGALLVCAGLGVHREVIFYSLRHKQVVEKIPLPFFAVSLSLSPGARLMAIGFAECVLRLVDCTSGAVQDFAGHNDSVRLCRFTPAGRLLFTAAHREILVWEVTGC; encoded by the exons GACAGCCAGGTCATCCGCGTGTCCTTCTCCAGCCTCTTCAAGGAGTTCAAGTCCACGGCCACGTGGCTTCAGTTCCCTTTCATCTGTGAGGCCGGAACACCCAGGAAAG ACGCGGCGGGTGTGCCCCCCACTGGCGCCCGCTGGACCTGCCTGCAGCTCGACCTGCACGACCTTCTCCTGGTCTACCTGAACCGGCGCTATGGCCACCTCAAGAGCATCAGGCTGTGTGCCAGCCTACTCGTCAGGAACCTCTACACCAGCGACCTGTGCTTCGACCCCG CTGTCACGGCCCCCGAGGCCCGGCGGGCAAAGCTGCCTGTCACCCCCATGCCACGAGAAATGGCATTCCCAGTGCCgaaggggcagagctggcacGACCGCTATGTCCACATCCG GTTTCCAAGCGACAGCTCCAAAGGAGTCTCCACGCTGGGTCAGAAGAACGGTTCCCTTCCTGAGGCAG GCCTCTCTGCACTCTGCTCCACGGGTTCTGCAGCTCTCAGCTCCACGGCGGCCTTCCTGGGGCACGTGCCACGGCTTCTCCCTCACTCAGCACCCTTCAACAAGCCCACACAG TCCTGCCGAGTCCCCTCGGCACCCAGGCCCCTCCCAGAGATCAGCATGTCCTGTGAGCGCTTGGAGGTCTCCAGTGTGGGTGGCCCTAGTGGCCGTGGCCAAGAGCCCTCGGCCTGGGCAGAGGCCACTGACAAATGTGTGAACAGCACCAACGTTCATGTGTCTGCCCATGAGTTGGCTGTGGTGCCTGTGGCCCCGGAGGATGTGGCCCCGCATGAG cctccctgcagAGAGCAGAGCGGGCAGCAGGCAGCTTTGGGCAAGAACCGCTTTCAACAAAGA AGTTTCCTCCCAGACCCCATCCTGAGGCTCAAGGGGGTCATCGGCTTCGGGGGCCACAGCACCAGATGG GCTCTGTGGACCAAGGATGGGGCTGCCGTCGTGTACCCCTGCCACGCGGTCATCGTCATGCTGCACGTTGACACCCGGCAGCAGCGCTTCTTCCTTGGCCACACGGACAAG GTCTCTGCCCTGGCGCTGGACGGGAGCAACTCACTGCTGGCCTCAGCCCAAGCACGGGCCCCCAGCATGCTGCGCCTCTGGGACTTCCAGACCGGGGCCTGCCTGTCTCTCTTCCGGAGCCCGGTCCATGTTGTCTGCTCCCTCAG CTTCTCTGACAGCGGGGCGCTGCTCTGTGGCACTGGCAAGGACCGCCACGGGAGGACG GTGGTGGTGGCCTGGGACACGGCCCAGGTGGGGCGAGGTGGCGAGGCAGTCCTTCTCACGAAGGTGCACACTGACGCTGACATCCAGGCATTCAAGGTCGCCTTTTTTGATGAAACCAG GATGGCATCGTGTGGGCGGGGTGGCGTGCGACTGTGGCGGCTGCGACGTGGGGGGCTGCGCTCCTGTGCCGTGGACCTAGGGGAGCACCACGCACTGGAGTTCACTGACCTGGCTTTTGGGCAGGACCTGGACAGCTGCACACT CTATGTGTGCGGCCGCAGTGGCCACATCCTGGAGATCGACCACCAGCACATGGCTGTGCGACGTGCTCGCCGCCTCCTACCCACACAGACTCCCAGCGGCCCCCTCCCAAAGAGGCAGACCTTCAGCTCGG GCCCCGGCATCGCCATCAGCAGCCTCAGTGTCTCCCAGGTCACGTGCGCCGTGGGCTCAGAGGATGGCTACCTGCGCCTCTGGCCCTTGGACTTCTCCTCCGTGCTcctggaggcag AGCACGAGGGCCCCATCAGCTCGGTCTGCGTCAGCCCCGATGGCCTGCGTGTGCTGTCCACCACCTCCTCGGGCCACCTGGGCTTCCTGGACGTCCCATCCCGGGAGTACAGCGTGCTGATGCGCTCCCACACTGCCCTGGTGCTGGCCCTCGCCACCAAGTGCAGGCAGGAGCACCTGGCCACTGTGTCCCAGGACCACACTGTCCGGGTCTGGGACCTGGTGACCCTGCAGCAG CTGTACGACTTCACGTCACCCAAGGAGGCCCCACGTGCCGTCGCCTTCCACCCCACACAGCCAACCTTCTTCTGCGGCTTCAGTGGCGGGGCCGTCTGCTCCTTCAGCTTGGAGGCCACTGAGGTCCTGGTGGAGCACAG GTGTCACCGAGGAGCTGTCACCGGCCTGGCCACCAGCCCCGACGGCAGCTTCCTGTTCAGCTCCTGCTCTCGGGGCTCCCTGGCCCAGTACGACTGTGCTGCCACCCAGTGCCGCGTTCTGCGTGTGGCAG CTAATGTGGTGTGCCAGGACGCCCACATGAGCCCTAATGCCCTGGTGGTCAGTGGGGACAGTCGCCTGCTGGCTTTTGTGGGTCCCTCCAAGTACACGGTGACCATCATGGACACAGCCTCACTGGACGAG CTTCTGCGGGTTGACATCAGCGCCCTGGACGGGACCAGCAGCCGCCTGGACTCGGCTGTGGCTGTCTGCTTCGGCCCCGCACCTCCTGGCCACCTGCTGGTGTCCACGTCGTCCAACACAGTTGTGGTGCTGGACACCACGTCAGGCCGCATGGTCCGGGAG CTGTCTGGTGTCCACCCCACGGCCTGCCCTTCCCTGGCTCTCAGCAGGGATGGCCGCTTCCTGCTCACGGCTGCTGACCGGGCCATCAAGGTGTGGGACTACTTGATGCAGGCTAACCTCGGCTGCCAG GTGTACATCGGCCATTCAGAGCCAGTGCAGGCTGTGGCCTTCAGCCCCAACCAGCAGCAGCTCCTCAGCGTGGGGGACGCCATCTTCCTCTGGGACATCCTGGCCCCCAACGAGAGGTTGCCCCCAGGGAG TGTCCGAGGCTCGCCCGGGGCGCCCCCGGCCTGTGAGGCTG GCCCAGGTATGAGGCAACTGGAGGACACAGTGTCTGGGGCCGATGGGCTCCCCCGGTGGCAGGTGCCCGTGCCATCCCAGGCATCCCCGCCCCGGCTGGGCCCCTGTGCTGGGCTCCCTGAGGGCGGTGACG gcgCTTTCTCTGTGTCAGATGATGAAGGACCCTCTGAGGAGAGCCACGGCCCCAAGGGGCTCCGCCAGGCCTCAGGCTCAGCTCTGCTGGTGAAGGAGGCTGACAGGGTTGTGGATGCTGCCTGTGGGGCTGCAGGGGACTCCTGGGGCCTCAGCATGCCCCCCCACCCCTGTGGCCAGCCTA gtgcccagagccccaggagagcCAGGGCCCAGCCCGCTGCCCACCCGGACTCCTGTGAGCCCTTCATGTCACAGGGCAAGGCCTCCTCACTGGCCAAGGTCGGCCAG AGCgtctcctcccctcctgccagcAGTGAGCGGCTGCACCTGAAGGCTGTCGTGGGCTACAGTGGAAATGGGCGGGCCAATGTGGTCTGGAGGCCGGACACAG gcttCTTCGCGTACACATGCGGCCGCCTAGTGGTGGTGGAGGACCTGCACTCTGGTGCCCAGCAGCACTGGCTCGGCCACCCTGAGGAGATCTCCACGCTGGCCCTCAGCCACGACGCCCAG GTCCTGGCCTCTGCCTCAGGCCACAGCAGCACGGCCTCCTGCGGCCAGATCCGCCTCTGGGAGGTGCCCGGGGGCTCCTGCCGGCAGCTCATTTCTCACCGCGACCCCACCGTGCGAGCCCTGGCTTTCTCGCCGGATGACAGGCTCCTCATCACGCTGG GGTACGATGGCGACTGCACCCTGGCCCTGTGGAGCATGTCTACTTACGAGCTCTTGTCCTCCACCCGCCTCCCGGAGCCGGTGCATGGCGTGGCCTTCAACCCATGGCATGCCGGAGAGCTCGCCTGCGTGGGCCAGGGTGCCATCACCTTGTGGCTCCTGCAGCAGCGTGGGGCCGACGTCAGCCTCCAG GTGCACCGAGAGCGCATCCCTGAGGAGGTGAGGGCGGGCAAGCTGACCTCGCTGTGCTACGGGGCCATGCCCCTGCTCTACTGTGGCTCCGACACAGGCCAGGTCTGCGTCTGGGACACGCGTGCCTGCCGCTGCTTCCTGGCCTGGGAGGCAGACAACAGTGAGATTG gagTGCTGCTGTGCTCGGGCGTGCGGCTGGTCAGCGGGAGTGACAGTGGGCGGCTGCGTCTGTGGGCCGTGGAGGCCATGCTGGAGCTGAGGCGCAAGGGCTCGGGCGCCAG GTCCAGCTCTGTGTTCATGGAGCGCGAACTGACTCTGGACGGGGCCATCGTCAGCGCCGTCTTCCATGACAGCATGGACATGGGCGTGGCGGGCAGCGTGGCAGGCACGCTGTGGTACATCAATTGGGCCGAAGGTACCAGCACCCACCTCATCAGCGGCCACAGGAGCAAG GTGAATGAGGTGGCCTTCAGCCCCAGTGAGTCCCACTGTGCCACGTGCAGTGACGACGGGAGCGTGAGGGTGTGGTCCTTGGCCAGCATGGAGCTGGTCATCCAGTTCCAGGTTCTCAACCAG AGCTGCCTCTGCCTGGCTTGGAGCCCCCCGTCCTGTGGACGCCCAGAGCAGCAACAGGTGGCAGCCGGCTACAGTGATGGCACGCTGCGTGTCTTCAGCATCTCCCGAACCGCGATGGAGCTCAAGATGCGTCCCCATCTGGCTGCGCTGACAGCTATAGCCTTCTCTGCTGACG GTCAGACCATCCTCTCTGGAGACAAGGATGGGCTTGTGGCCGTGAGCCGCCTGTGCACGGGGATGACCTTACGTGTGCTGAGTGACCAGCGGGGTGCCCCAATCTCCACCATCCAGAGCACGAGCAAGGAG GATGGAGACTTTGGGGTGGAGGGCACGGACCTGTGGCTGGCTGCCAGCGGGGACCAGCGGGTCAGCATCTGGGCCTCTGACTGGCCGCAGGGCCACTGTGAGCTCATGGACTGGCTGAGTTTCCCGGCACCCGCCCTCATGGAG GCTCCAGGCTGCCCAGTGCCCTCCCTCGCTGCCTTCTGCCCCTGGGATGGGGCGCTGCTGGTGTGCGCGGGCCTTGGCGTGCACCGGGAGGTGATCTTCTACAGCCTCCGCCACAAGCAG GTGGTGGAGAAGATCCCATTGCCTTTCTTTGCTGTGTCCCTGAGCCTGTCCCCTGGGGCCCGCCTCATGGCCATTGGCTTTGCTG AGTGTGTGCTGAGGCTGGTGGACTGCACCTCGGGGGCCGTGCAGGACTTCGCTGGCCACAACGACTCAGTGCGGCTGTGCAGGTTCACCCCGGCCGGCCGGCTGCTCTTCACGGCGGCCCACAGGGAGATCTTGGTGTGGGAGGTCACGGGGTGCTGA